One window from the genome of Nocardioides panaciterrulae encodes:
- a CDS encoding amidase, producing the protein MAELHDLTALEQGALVRRREVSPRELVDHYLDRVERLDDVGGFVTVTPERARARADAWEQGESPLSGVPTAVKDLNLTAGVRTTFGSAAFRDFVPEVSDGVVLSLEAAGLVSLGKTNTPEFGSPCYTEPDVAPPAVTPYDRSRTAGGSSGGAAAAVAAGLVPLAQGSDGGGSIRIPASCCGLVGLKPTRGRISGHPMYGDPVGLATAGPLARTVRDAAALLDVLAGRRLGDPSWAPEPSGTFLAACEREPGRLRVARFVRPVIADVAVEADCVAAWEQASSLLASLGHEVVDVDVPLPREAVPVFETCWAVLTALSVVPPDREPLLRPLTRWLAERGRAVSGPEFGLAIGAMRRFAAGALTALAPYDAVLTPTLAALPPLVGAMRDDADPTRDFAAQKAFTPWTSAWNVTGMPAVSLPLHWTPAGLPVGVMLAARPAEEELLLSLAAQLEAAAPWADRRPPGW; encoded by the coding sequence ATGGCCGAGCTGCACGACCTGACCGCCCTCGAGCAGGGAGCGCTGGTGCGCCGCCGCGAGGTGTCACCGCGCGAGCTGGTCGACCACTACCTCGACCGGGTCGAGCGCCTCGACGACGTGGGCGGGTTCGTCACCGTGACCCCGGAGCGGGCCCGGGCGCGCGCGGACGCGTGGGAGCAGGGGGAGTCGCCGCTCTCGGGCGTGCCGACCGCGGTCAAGGACCTCAACCTGACCGCCGGCGTGCGGACCACCTTCGGCTCGGCGGCGTTCCGCGACTTCGTGCCGGAGGTGTCCGACGGGGTGGTGCTGTCGCTCGAGGCGGCCGGCCTGGTCAGCCTCGGCAAGACCAACACCCCGGAGTTCGGGTCGCCCTGCTACACCGAGCCCGACGTCGCCCCGCCCGCGGTCACGCCGTACGACCGGAGCCGCACGGCCGGCGGCTCCTCCGGCGGCGCGGCGGCCGCGGTCGCGGCCGGGCTGGTGCCGCTCGCCCAGGGCTCCGACGGCGGCGGCTCGATCCGGATCCCGGCGTCCTGCTGCGGGCTGGTCGGGCTCAAGCCCACCCGGGGGCGGATCAGCGGCCACCCGATGTACGGCGACCCGGTGGGGCTGGCGACGGCCGGTCCGCTCGCGCGCACGGTCCGGGACGCCGCTGCGCTGCTGGACGTGCTGGCCGGCCGCCGACTCGGCGACCCCTCCTGGGCGCCGGAGCCGTCGGGGACCTTCCTCGCCGCCTGCGAGCGGGAGCCGGGCCGGCTCCGGGTGGCGAGGTTCGTCCGGCCGGTCATCGCCGACGTGGCGGTGGAGGCGGACTGCGTGGCCGCCTGGGAGCAGGCGTCCTCGCTGCTGGCGTCGCTCGGGCACGAGGTCGTCGACGTCGACGTCCCGCTGCCGCGGGAGGCCGTGCCGGTCTTCGAGACCTGCTGGGCGGTGCTGACCGCCCTGTCGGTGGTGCCGCCGGACCGGGAACCGCTGCTGCGCCCGCTGACCCGCTGGCTCGCGGAGCGCGGGCGGGCGGTCAGCGGGCCGGAGTTCGGGCTCGCGATCGGGGCGATGCGGCGGTTCGCCGCGGGCGCGCTGACCGCGCTCGCGCCGTACGACGCCGTGCTGACGCCGACCCTGGCCGCGCTGCCCCCGCTGGTGGGGGCGATGCGCGACGACGCCGACCCGACGCGGGACTTCGCCGCCCAGAAGGCGTTCACGCCCTGGACCTCGGCCTGGAACGTCACCGGCATGCCCGCGGTCTCGCTGCCCCTGCACTGGACGCCGGCCGGCCTCCCGGTGGGCGTGATGCTCGCCGCCCGGCCCGCCGAGGAGGAGCTGCTGCTCTCGCTCGCGGCCCAGCTCGAGGCGGCCGCCCCCTGGGCGGACCGTCGCCCGCCCGGCTGGTGA
- a CDS encoding sugar ABC transporter permease, translating to MTTGGTVPRTPEPPEEADPTGADAAAVAIDPSLTATSLGEYLRGQWVRIRGGETGALPVVAGLILIGAFFQYLNSNFLTAGNMVNLLVQGSVFMLLAMGEVYVLLLGEIDLSIGYIGGLGGVIMAELISNKHNWPWWAGVAAALLACTAIGVFQGTIITRIGLPSFVVTLAGQLGWLGVMLLILGSGGVVPVNDATINDIASGQLSPAASWVVMLVVVGVFGVWSWFRDERRRRSGLVAPPRSLTLIKILLTLTAGVVVVAICNTDRGVLVPIKGVPWVLLLVLAVLLAWTVVLARTRFGRFVYAIGGGPEAARRAGVNLALIRTVAFALGSFTAGIAGIVYASRLRSVSTSYDGGTLVLYAVAAAVIGGTSLFGGRGKPLHAVLGGLVIAAIDNGMGLQGYSAPSKFIVTAIVLVLAVTIDALARRGRAAVSR from the coding sequence ATGACCACCGGAGGCACCGTGCCGCGGACCCCCGAGCCGCCGGAGGAGGCCGACCCGACCGGCGCCGACGCCGCCGCCGTCGCGATCGACCCGTCGCTGACCGCGACCTCGCTGGGGGAGTACCTGCGCGGGCAGTGGGTCCGGATCCGAGGCGGCGAGACCGGCGCGCTCCCCGTGGTCGCCGGGCTGATCCTCATCGGGGCGTTCTTCCAGTACCTGAACTCCAACTTCCTCACCGCCGGCAACATGGTCAACCTGCTCGTGCAGGGGTCGGTGTTCATGCTGCTGGCGATGGGCGAGGTCTACGTCCTGCTGCTCGGGGAGATCGACCTGTCCATCGGCTACATCGGCGGCCTGGGCGGGGTGATCATGGCCGAGCTGATCTCGAACAAACACAACTGGCCGTGGTGGGCGGGGGTCGCCGCCGCGCTGCTCGCCTGCACCGCGATCGGCGTGTTCCAGGGCACCATCATCACCCGGATCGGCCTGCCCTCGTTCGTCGTCACCCTCGCCGGCCAGCTCGGCTGGCTCGGCGTGATGCTGCTGATCCTCGGCAGCGGCGGCGTGGTCCCCGTCAACGACGCGACCATCAACGACATCGCCAGCGGCCAGCTCTCGCCGGCCGCGAGCTGGGTGGTCATGCTGGTCGTGGTCGGCGTCTTCGGCGTGTGGTCCTGGTTCCGCGACGAACGGCGCCGGCGCAGCGGCCTGGTGGCGCCGCCGCGGAGCCTGACCCTGATCAAGATCCTGCTGACGCTGACCGCCGGCGTCGTGGTGGTGGCCATCTGCAACACCGACCGGGGCGTGCTGGTGCCGATCAAGGGCGTCCCCTGGGTGCTGCTGCTGGTGCTCGCGGTGCTGCTCGCGTGGACGGTGGTGCTGGCCCGCACCCGCTTCGGCCGCTTCGTCTACGCGATCGGCGGCGGCCCCGAGGCGGCCCGCCGGGCCGGCGTGAACCTCGCGCTGATCCGGACGGTGGCGTTCGCGCTCGGGTCGTTCACGGCGGGCATCGCCGGCATCGTCTACGCCTCGCGGCTGCGGTCGGTCTCCACGTCGTACGACGGCGGGACGCTGGTGCTCTACGCGGTGGCCGCCGCCGTCATCGGCGGCACCAGCCTGTTCGGCGGCCGGGGGAAGCCGCTGCACGCCGTGCTCGGCGGCCTGGTGATCGCCGCGATCGACAACGGCATGGGCCTGCAGGGCTACAGCGCCCCGTCGAAGTTCATCGTGACCGCGATCGTGCTGGTGCTGGCGGTGACGATCGACGCGCTCGCCCGGCGGGGCCGCGCCGCGGTGTCCCGCTGA
- a CDS encoding ATP-binding cassette domain-containing protein, with the protein MSRIDLDRVSVRVPAADGDLLILDETSLTLTEQRIALIGPNGSGKSTLARLVNGLVTPTTGRVVVDGLDVAEEGRAVRRRVAFAFTDPAAQLVMPTAVEDVALSLRRTHRDKAARRRAALAVLASYGLEGLADRSVHALSGGQRQLLALAGVLATEPAVLVADEPTTLLDLGNSRRVGDLLLALPQQLLLVTHDLELAARCERALVVEGGRVVFDGAAEAAVARYRATA; encoded by the coding sequence CTGCTCATCCTCGACGAGACCTCGCTGACGCTCACCGAGCAGCGCATCGCGCTGATCGGCCCCAACGGGTCGGGCAAGTCGACGCTGGCCCGGCTGGTCAACGGCCTGGTCACGCCGACCACCGGGCGGGTGGTGGTCGACGGTCTGGACGTCGCAGAGGAGGGCCGCGCCGTACGCCGCCGGGTGGCGTTCGCGTTCACCGACCCGGCCGCGCAGCTGGTGATGCCCACCGCCGTCGAGGACGTCGCACTGTCGCTGCGACGCACCCACCGGGACAAGGCGGCCCGGCGCCGGGCCGCGCTGGCGGTGCTGGCGTCCTACGGCCTCGAGGGGCTGGCGGACCGCAGCGTGCACGCGCTCTCCGGCGGCCAGCGGCAGCTGTTGGCGCTGGCGGGGGTGCTGGCCACCGAGCCCGCGGTCCTGGTCGCCGACGAGCCGACGACGCTGCTCGACCTCGGCAACAGCCGCCGGGTCGGCGACCTGCTGCTCGCGCTGCCCCAGCAGCTGCTGCTGGTCACCCACGACCTCGAGCTCGCCGCCCGCTGCGAGCGGGCGCTGGTGGTCGAGGGCGGCCGCGTGGTCTTCGACGGGGCCGCCGAGGCGGCGGTCGCCCGCTACCGGGCCACGGCGTGA
- a CDS encoding CbiQ family ECF transporter T component, producing the protein MTGTLLGAYRPGRTPLHRAPAGAKLLGFLVVGGVVVALRGPAGALALLAAAVATCAWARTGLRATLGALRGVLVMAVLLAAYQAWQHGWPLAVESVGDLLTLVLLATVLTTTTPVDEVLDAIAAGLRPLRRVGVDPEQVALAFSLMIRAIPTTLEIAGETRDAALARGLERDPRARLTPMVIRVVAHARATGDALHARGIGDD; encoded by the coding sequence GTGACCGGCACCCTGCTCGGCGCCTACCGGCCGGGGCGGACCCCGCTGCACCGGGCCCCGGCCGGCGCGAAGCTGCTCGGCTTCCTGGTCGTGGGCGGGGTGGTGGTGGCACTGCGGGGTCCGGCCGGCGCCCTGGCGCTGCTGGCGGCTGCGGTCGCGACCTGCGCCTGGGCCAGGACCGGGCTGCGGGCCACGCTGGGCGCGCTGCGCGGCGTCCTGGTGATGGCCGTCCTGCTGGCGGCGTACCAGGCCTGGCAGCACGGCTGGCCGCTCGCCGTGGAGTCGGTCGGCGACCTGCTGACCCTGGTGCTGCTCGCGACCGTGCTCACCACCACCACGCCGGTGGACGAGGTGCTCGACGCGATCGCCGCGGGGCTGCGGCCGCTGCGCCGGGTCGGCGTCGACCCCGAGCAGGTGGCCCTGGCGTTCTCGCTGATGATCCGCGCGATCCCGACCACCCTCGAGATCGCCGGGGAGACCCGCGACGCCGCGCTCGCGCGGGGCCTCGAGCGCGACCCCCGCGCCCGGCTGACGCCGATGGTGATCCGGGTCGTCGCCCACGCCCGTGCGACCGGCGACGCCCTGCACGCCCGCGGCATCGGCGACGACTGA